A single window of Nicotiana tomentosiformis chromosome 1, ASM39032v3, whole genome shotgun sequence DNA harbors:
- the LOC104094835 gene encoding UTP--glucose-1-phosphate uridylyltransferase: MTIHSVVIQKILSTNAHLGRRVAAHHFKIYSCGSRNAMTIIDSDKTLICLRNACSFIGELVRNRARFIFVNTNTLFDEIIDQMTKTIGCRNDTSWRLGGFLTNSSSPRKFRGRNKKLNLAAVQPPDCVVIFDTERKSSVIQEAAKLQIPIVGLVDSSMPWDIYKKITYPVPANDSVQFVYLFCNLITKTFLYEHRRLNAALGTSAIAKPEIREEAEQLDKIKMASKDKIYVLPYERLEPASEDLTEIKQLLDKLVVLKFNSNLGSDMGFSGPKSALEVCHGFTCLDLVVNHIESINSKYACNIPLLMMNTTSTHDGILKVLEKHPNKNIHTFIQSQHQQENIEDMPGSRTLDKSSTQDKLYPSNLLEVFLSLNSSGKLEPLISQGKEYFLLLQSDNLAEVVDPKILSHLIKNSVEHCVEVMPTTSGTEERGLPPQEARIQSKESVKSINTMWMSMSCVERLLQRSGLGFTSSKFFDRAFAIDSPSSRYLPVERTSDLLILQSDLYTSAEGTLVRNAARANPKDPSIELGPEFGNVNDFHSRFKSIPSIIELDSLKVNGDVWFGTDITLKGKVSIAARPGMKIVIPDGMELRNRLITSQADIGTSSL, translated from the exons ATGACAATCCATTCAGTAGTAATCCAAAAGATCCTTAGCACCAATGCCCATTTGGGTCGTCGCGTGGCAGCACACCACTTCAAAATCTACTCATGCGGCAGCCGAAACGCAATGACAATCATAGATTCCGACAAGACACTCATCTGCCTCCGCAACGCCTGTTCCTTCATTGGCGAGCTCGTTCGCAACAGAGCCCGCTTCATTTTTGTCAACACCAACACCCTTTTCGACGAAATCATCGATCAGATGACCAAAACCATTGGATGCAGGAATGATACTTCCTGGCGTCTTGGAGGCTTTTTAACAAACAGTTCGAGTCCAAGAAAGTTTCGAGGTCGGAATAAGAAGTTGAACCTTGCGGCTGTGCAGCCCCCTGATTGTGTGGTGATTTTCGATACGGAGAGGAAGTCTTCTGTGATTCAGGAGGCTGCTAAATTGCAAATTCCGATAGTGGGTCTTGTTGATTCGAGTATGCCGTGGGATATTTACAAGAAAATTACCTATCCCGTGCCCGCAAATGATTCGGTGCAATTTGTGTACTTGTTTTGTAATTTGATTACAAAGACCTTCCTCTATGAGCATAGAAGGTTGAATGCTGCTTTGGGAACTTCTGCGATTGCCAAGCCTGAAATTAG AGAGGAAGCTGAACAACTTGACAAGATCAAGATGGCTAGCAAGGATAAAATATACGTTCTGCCTTATGAAAGATTAGAACCTGCTTCTGAGG ATCTTACAGAGATTAAGCAGCTACTGGACAAACTTGTCGTGTTAAAGTTCAATAGTAACTTGGGATCAGATATGGGTTTCAGTGGACCAAA ATCTGCACTTGAAGTATGCCATGGATTTACTTGTCTGGATTTGGTCGTCAATCATATTGAG TCCATCAACTCGAAATATGCTTGCAATATTCCATTGCTTATGATGAATACTACTAGTACACACGATGGCATCCTGAAG GTGTTGGAGAAGCACCCGAATAAAAATATCCACACTTTCATTCAG AGCCAACATCAACAAGAAAATATTGAAGATATGCCAGGGTCACGGACCCTTGATAAATCAAGCACACAGGACAAACT ATATCCTTCCAACCTGCTGGAGGTTTTCCTTTCTTTGAACAGCAGTGGAAAACTTGAACCGCTAATTTCTCAG GGTAAGGAGTATTTCCTTCTGCTGCAGTCAGATAACCTTGCTGAAGTTGTTGACCCAA AAATCCTGAGTCATTTGATTAAGAACAGTGTAGAACATTGTGTCGAG GTGATGCCTACCACCTCAGGAACAGAAGAGAGGGGTCTTCCGCCTCAGGAAGCGAGGATTCAG TCAAAGGAAAGTGTCAAATCAATCAATACAAT gtGGATGAGTATGAGCTGCGTTGAGAGGTTACTACAGAGAAGTGGTCTGGGTTTTACCAGTTCAAAG TTTTTCGACCGAGCATTTGCTATTGACAGTCCATCGTCAAGATATCTCCCAGTTGAAAGAACATCAGATTTGCTCATTTTGCAG TCAGATCTTTACACCTCAGCTGAAGGCACTTTGGTGAGAAATGCAGCAAGAGCAAATCCCAAGGATCCTTCTATTGAACTAGGACCCGAGTTTGGAAAT GTTAATGATTTTCATAGTCGTTTCAAGTCGATCCCAAGCATTATAGAACTTGATAGCTTGAAGGTGAATggggatgtttggtttggaactgACATAACTCTCAAG ggGAAAGTCAGTATTGCTGCAAGACCAGGCATGAAAATAGTTATTCCTGATGGAATGGAGCTCAGAAATAGG